A single genomic interval of Helianthus annuus cultivar XRQ/B chromosome 13, HanXRQr2.0-SUNRISE, whole genome shotgun sequence harbors:
- the LOC110900462 gene encoding zinc finger MYM-type protein 1-like yields the protein MYTSSSRAIIGDECLVDSGSTNTILKDMKFFSELSPAETPISTISGVSNLIKGSGRAHITLSSEIMPPVPKYKHLLGHQKCKRKKLEEEKRKADEVKQNRIHKLFSKETQSSSSNLGDDNVGEDNVKEDEEANVGEDNMNVDVDNVNAGADNVNATVDEELVNPVPDIDIFDPRNWGGLSNDMIKELVIKGPKRDRDVVKGPVDKFGRHFSNTMYTRILSNRETCDREWLVYSKKLDKLYCFCCKLFRTGHPKGGLDDEGYNDWIHASGRLKQHEVGLEHFKNMNEWFELRQRLKCNETIDKSTYEQFRKEKDYWKQVILRIVALVKFLAKYGLAFRGSTEKLYKKGNGNFLGLVEMLEEFDPIMKEHVRRVLNEKCHVHFLGHNIQNELIQLLGDKVRTEIIKKVKQAKYYSIILDCTPDTSHQEQMSIIVRFRTFEVTCKELESLDLDIGDMRGQGYDNGANMRGKNKGVQTRFLEKNPRAFYSACGCHSLNLALCDMANTITKSKEFFGTIQRLYTIFAHSINRWQILKDNVKGLTLKSLSTTRWESRIDSIKPIRTQLGDVRKALREVRETDRDAKIISEAKSLEEYELGDFEFLAQIVIWFELLSKVNVVSKRLQAKDVVLDVAIDEVDKLIKFFKNYREVGFSKALDEAREIANEIGVSAEFRQKRVIYRKKQFDESSSVEEVTFSPEEDFRVNYFLSIVDQAIFSLETRFEQYQKFEKIFGFLFPKKLKTLDEAKIKECCYRLEDALKYEGESDIDAKELCTELNTTYPYAINAYKVLLTIPVTVASAERSFSKLKLLKTYLRSTMSQERLNGLATISIESEILDTMDYKELIESFASKNARRTTLFA from the exons ATGTATACTAGCTCTAGTAGAGCTATTATTGGTGATGAATGTCTGGTAGATAGCGGTAGTACTAACACTATTCTCAAAGATATGAAGTTTTTCTCTGAGTTATCTCCGGCAGAGACACCGATTAGTACTATATCTGGTGTCAGTAACCTTATCAAAGGCTCCGGCAGAGCACACATAACATTATCTTCGG AAATTATGCCTCCCGTTCCTAAATACAAACACCTATTGGGTCATCAAAAATGTAAGAGGAAGAAGCTAGAGGAAGAGAAAAGAAAGGCAGACGAAGTAAAACAAAACCGAATACACAAGTTGTTTTCAAAAGAAACTCAAAGTTCTAGTTCTAACTTGGGTGATGATAATGTGGGTGAAGACAATgtgaaagaagatgaagaagcTAATGTGGGTGAAGACAATATGAACGTAGATGTAGACAACGTGAACGCAGGTGCAGATAATGTTAATGCTACCGTAGATGAAGAGTTGGTTAATCCCGTTCCGGATATTGATATTTTTGATCCTAGAAATTGGGGTGGGCTTAGTAATGACATGATTAAAGAGTTGGTTATTAAAGGTCCAAAAAGAGATAGGGATGTTGTTAAGGGCCCCGTGGATAAATTTGGAAGACATTTTTCTAATACCATGTACACAAGAATTCTATCAAATAGGGAGACGTGCGATAGAGAATGGCTAGTGTATTCGAAAAAACTTGACAAACTCTATTGTTTTTGTTGTAAACTTTTTAGAACGGGGCATCCGAAAGGTGGGTTGGATGATGAAGGTTATAACGATTGGATACATGCCAGTGGTAGACTTAAACAACATGAAGTTGGTTTAGAACATTTCAAGAATATGAATGAATGGTTTGAATTGCGCCAAAGGTTGAAATGCAATGAAACAATTGACAAATCGACATATGAGCAATTTAGAAAAGAAAAAGATTATTGGAAACAAGTCATCTTACGGATTGTTGCACTTGTGAAGTTTCTTGCAAAATATGGCTTAGCGTTTCGTGGGTCAACTGAGAAGTTGTATAAAAAAGGCAATGGAAACTTTTTGGGTTTGGTTGAGATGTTGGAAGAGTTTGACCCGATTATGAAAGAACATGTGCGCCGAGTTTTGAATGAAAAGTGCCATGTACACTTTCTTGGCCACAATATTCAAAACGAGTTGATACAATTATTAGGGGATAAAGTTAGAACCGAAATCATCAAGAAGGTTAAGCAAGCAAAGTATTACTCCATCATCCTCGATTGCACGCCTGATACAAGTCACCAAGAGCAAATGTCCATAATTGTAAG GTTTAGGACTTTTGAAGTAACATGTAAGGAATTAGAGTCGCTAGATCTTGATATAGGTGATATGCGTGGTCAAGGCTACGATAATGGGGCAAACATGAGAGGAAAAAACAAAGGAGTTCAAactagatttttagaaaaaaatcctagagctttctaTAGTGCTTGTGGTTGTCATAGTCTAAATCTAGCATTGTGTGACATGGCTAACACAATTACTAAGTCTAAGGAATTTTTTGGAACAATACAACGGTTATATACTATCTTTGCCCATTCTATTAATAGGTGGCAAATTTTGAAAGACAATGTTAAAGGATTAACTCTTAAATCATTGTCTACAACTCGTTGGGAAAGTCGTATAGATAGTATTAAGCCTATAAGAACTCAACTTGGAGATGTAAGAAAAGCTTTGCGAGAAGTTAGGGAGACGGATAGAGATGCTAAAATCATAAGTGAAGCTAAATCATTAGAAGAGTATGAACTTGGTGATTTTGAATTTTTGGCACAAATTGTCATTTGGTTTGAATTATTATCAAAGGTGAATGTGGTGAGCAAACGGTTGCAAGCAAAAGATGTTGTCCTTGATGTTGCTATTGATGAAGTGGACAAATTAATTAAATTTTTTAAGAATTATAGAGAAGTGGGGTTCTCTAAGGCACTTGATGAAGCTAGAGAAATTGCAAATGAAATAGGTGTAAGTGCGGAATTTCGTCAAAAACGTGTGATATATAGGAAAAAACAATTTGATGAATCGTCAAGTGTAGAAGAAGTAACATTTTCACCCGAGGAggattttagagtaaattatttTTTAAGTATTGTTGATCAAGCTATTTTTTCACTTGAAACAAGATTTGAACAATACCAAAAATTCGAAAAAATATTTGGGTTTTTGTTTCCTAAAAAGTTGAAGACTCTTGATGAAGCCAAGATTAAGGAGTGTTGTTATCGCCTTGAAGATGCATTGAAGTATGAAGGAGAATCAGATATTGATGCTAAAGAATTGTGTACGGAGTTGAA TACTACTTATCCTTATGCTATAAATGCATATAAAGTGTTGTTGACAATTCCGGTAACCGTGGCATCGGCAGAAAGAAGTTTCTCaaagttgaagttgttgaagaccTATTTACGTTCTACAATGTCACAAGAAAGGCTAAACGGGTTGGCGACAATATCTATTGAAAGTGAAATATTAGATACTATGGATTACAAGGAGTTGATCGAGAGCTTTGCTTCAAAAAACGCTAGGAGAACCACACTGTTTGCTTAG